In Marinifilum sp. JC120, the sequence CGGGAAGCTCGGGAGACCCTGGGCATTAACGATTCCAGATTGGTAAAAGTGATAGATTACGGGGAAACCGTGGAAGGTCAGCCTTGTATTCTTATGGAATATGTTCCGGAAAATCTGGAAAACGCTCTCGATTGGGAAAATATTTCTGAGGAAAAGGCTGTGGAACTGTTCCGTGAGATTCTGCACGGTCTACAGACTCTTGAGAATCATGGGCTTTTGCATCGGGATATAAAACCGGAGAATCTGTTTTTGACCGGAAATGTTGTCAAGATCGGCGATTTTGGTTCATCAAAGATCACTAGCGGGGAAAGTGTCTCCATGTCCCAGAATGCGGCCATGACTATCCATTATTCCTCGCCCGAACGGTTCGATACGCATTACGGCTTTGAGGTGGATCGCTGGGCTGCTGCGGTTGTTTTTTGCCGTATGCTTGGCGGGGATGTTCCCTTTGGTGCCCAGTCTACCGATCTTCAGTCCATAATGAAGTCCATTATTCTGGAACCGCCGGATTTGACCCGGCTGCCGGATCGCTTCAAGCTGTTTTTAGAAAAAGCCTTTGAGAAGAACCCTGAAGAAAGGCATGGCGATGTGCAGGAGATGCGTGAGCATTTTGAGGAATGCTGCCGTATGGAGTTTGAATTTTCAACTTATGATGAAGAGTTGGAAAGCTCTGCTGCACAGGTATATTCCGAAGAGGTGGAAGATAACGACGATGATATCGAAGACTCTTACGATTCTGATGACGAGAGTTATGAATACGCTCTTGAGGTGAATTGGGAGGATGAACCTGAAGAGGGAGAACTTATAGATGATCTTGATTTAGGTCAGTATATTTGGATCTGGGTGGAGCCCGGAACCGGAATTGAATTCGTATGGGTCTTTCCCGGACAATTTGATATGGGGGATGACGACGGTTACGATGATGAACAGCCTATCCATCTTGTTGAGTTGGATGGTTTTTGGATCAGCCGTTATCCTATCACCCAGAAGCAGTGGACTATTCTTATGGGGAAAAACCCTTCGTATTTCGAGGGCGACGATCACCCTGTGGAAACGGTTTCGTGGTATGATACCCAGCAGTTCATCCGTAAACTGTCTTCTGCAACGGATGGGATATATACATTTTCCCTCCCCACTGAGGCTCAGTGGGAGTATGCGGCACGAGGCTGCGGTATGTTTGACAAGTATTCCGGTTCGCAAAATGTGAACCGGGTGGCCTGGTACAGCGTCAACAGCGGAGAGCAGACTCATCCGGTCGGACTGATGAACCCGAATGGAATAGGATGTTACGACATGTCCGGTAATGTCTGGGAGTGGTGCGAGGACTGGTTCAGCCCGGATGCCTATGCCTCACATGCCCGTAAGAATCCTATTCATACCGAATACGGCGAGGAACGCAGCCTACGGGGAGGAAGCTGGGGGCATGACGAAGAGCATGCCAGAGCAGTCAACAGATTCGGCCTTGATCCCGAAAGCAAGTTCAGCGATCTGGGGTTTCGTTTGATCAGGGAACGCTGATATAATTATGTGATCTGGAGGCATATCCAGCTGACATTGTCTTCAGACCTGTCAGGAAGGACCGTCTCTTTCAGGTGTTGCAGGATATATTGATATGGATCATTCTGCTGCAACGCTTCTCTGCCCAGTTTTTCCACGTTCTTAAGTTGTAGGAATTGGTTCAATCCGTCCGAACAGAGTAGAAATATGTCCCCCTGGGCTGTTCTTCCTTCAAAGCCCAGCAGTTTCATGTTTTTTCCTATACCCACAAATGAAAGCAATCTGTTATGTCCGCCGCCGCTGAGATATTCTTCGTAAGTCTTGCGGCCCATTGAATACATTGTGAAAGCTATGTTCTGGTCTTCGGTGAGCAGTCCGGTTTTGTTGCTGTTGATGCTGAATATGCGTGTGTCTCCGGCGTGGGCTATGAAGTATCTGTCTTTTTCCAGCCACAGGGCAGAACAGGTAGCTCCCCGGCGGGACTGTTTTGATTCATTTATCCTGACGTTGGCCCTTTGCAGGACATTCTGGAGTTCTTTCAGACGGTTCGGGGAATCCATGATATCGGTATAAGCCATTTTTAGAGAGTTATTGACCTCCTGAGCAGTTTCAGCTCCGTCAGATAGTCCTCCCATGCCGTCCACGACTGCGAAAAGAGCACAGCTGGAACCGTTTTCATCCCGGTTGATGCAAAGCAACCGGTCCTGATTTTCATTTCTGGTCCCCTGATGGGTAAACTCTGTGTATCGGATTTCCATTTCACGCCCTTCCTGCCGGAAACAATTACAGCAAATAATAAATTATAGCTGCACTGAACGCCACAAAGACAATGACTTTCAGGGTTGTCCGTGCCGTTTTCGGTAGGTCCAGTTTGTAGCCTGCCGAGGGGATAATATAAAAAAACAGTATCAGGAATAATCCGGCCAGAAGGCCGAAAAGCCAGTTGTTCAGCAGACTGAAATCGCGCAGTTTAGGTGACCATACTTGATCACTCCAGACTACGCGACCCTTCTGGTCTGTTGCTTTGAGAAATATTTTTATGCGTACATGAGGCTGCTTGAAAAATCCGCTCTTGTGAATGCTGGATTTAACGTGGAGAGTGCGGGTTCCGTTTGCTGAAAAGTCGTATCTGTTGGAAGAATCGGCCATGTTTGCCAGCAGAATTGATTCCAGTTCCGGGAAAGGACCGGATACCTTTAGACGGATATCCTCATTGCCGAGCAGGAAGATACTTTCCGTATTTATGACCATAACTGCTGACTGAGCGGCCTCTTCAAGAAGTTTAGAGCTGCGGACATCGAGCTTGGATGCGGCCGAAGTGGGCAGGGCACACAGAATCATCAGGATGATGAGTATCTTAAATAATTTTTCGTTCATTTTATCTCACCGCGCTGTTGAAGGTGAACGATACGTTGCTTTCCTGAAGGGTGAGTTCTGCGCCGGGCTTTATTTCTCTGTTTCCGTCTTTGCTTATTAATTGTAAGGTTTTATCAGAGCGGAACAGTTCGAACTGGTGGTGCAGTTGCGGAATTTTTATATGTCCCGAATTGTCTGCGGAGAAAAGCAGTCGGCGGTTGACCAGAACGATGGACTTTATCTGTGATGCGGATGCAATTTGGGATGCAACATGCGGTGTAAGTACAAGGGCATTGCTGTCTGCGGCGTCAACTCTACATTTGAAGTTCAGCCCGAGTTTCAATTCATCACCTTTGTTCAGGCGCAGCCTGTCGCATTTTTCTCCGTTGACCGTTAATTCACCTTCAATTGATTCCAGTACGGGAGCATCATCAATAAAGGTCAGCTTGGCATGTTTTTCTTTGATCATCGGTGCAGTCAGTGCAATGGCATTGGGGTCTTCAGCTGCCTTGCGGTTTCCGAA encodes:
- a CDS encoding serine/threonine-protein phosphatase; the protein is MEIRYTEFTHQGTRNENQDRLLCINRDENGSSCALFAVVDGMGGLSDGAETAQEVNNSLKMAYTDIMDSPNRLKELQNVLQRANVRINESKQSRRGATCSALWLEKDRYFIAHAGDTRIFSINSNKTGLLTEDQNIAFTMYSMGRKTYEEYLSGGGHNRLLSFVGIGKNMKLLGFEGRTAQGDIFLLCSDGLNQFLQLKNVEKLGREALQQNDPYQYILQHLKETVLPDRSEDNVSWICLQIT